GGAATCCCGATGGTCGAGATAGAGCGATCCATTGAGCCAGCCCTGCAGGCGGTCTCCGATCGCAACCACGCGCACCGTATGCCACCGCCCCAGGGCCGGCGCTTTCACGCCGGCGCTCGCCAGCTGGTGGCGGCCGTGGTCGTAGTAGTAGAGGCGAAAGTTGGACTCGAGCGCGTTCGCCCGCACCACGTAGTACTTCCCGTCATCGAAGCGGCACACGATGCCTCCGGACGCGTCCTCGCGGCCGGAGATCGGCTTGAACTTCATCGACACGTCGACGGCGATGTACGGACCCGCGGGCGCGACCACGACGTTGAACTGGTTCCTCGTGGCCTGCTGAACGAGCACCTTGCGACCGCTCGGTGCGTCCGGCATCTCCTCGACAACCCACTGGCCGTCTACAGTGGTCCAGCCCTCAGTGCCCTTCGCGTCGAAATCGAACGTTTCCATGGTCGCGCCGTCCGGCACCTTGAGCTCCTCGGCGGCCGTGCCCGGCCGGAGCCGCACCCAGCCGGCCGCCGCCGC
This is a stretch of genomic DNA from Candidatus Methylomirabilota bacterium. It encodes these proteins:
- a CDS encoding family 16 glycoside hydrolase, with translation AAAAGWVRLRPGTAAEELKVPDGATMETFDFDAKGTEGWTTVDGQWVVEEMPDAPSGRKVLVQQATRNQFNVVVAPAGPYIAVDVSMKFKPISGREDASGGIVCRFDDGKYYVVRANALESNFRLYYYDHGRHQLASAGVKAPALGRWHTVRVVAIGDRLQGWLNGSLYLDHRDSRLKAGRVGLWTKADSVTAFDDLTIRGVTG